From a single Salvelinus namaycush isolate Seneca chromosome 14, SaNama_1.0, whole genome shotgun sequence genomic region:
- the LOC120059365 gene encoding chloride transport protein 6-like isoform X2 yields MSTPRVLESLLVAMVTTVVIFVASMTLGECRDLASPTTSNNSTAPVSLNENVINSTIRQFFCPNKTYNDMATLFSNSQEVAIHQLFHQDVFRWG; encoded by the exons ATGTCCACCCCAAG GGTCCTGGAGAGCCTGCTGGTCGCCATGGTGACGACGGTGGTGATATTCGTGGCGTCCATGACATTGGGCGAATGTCGCGACTTGGCCTCCCCCACAACCAGCAACAACAGTACAGCGCCG GTGTCACTCAACGAAAACGTCATCAACTCCACCATCCGCCAGTTCTTCTGTCCCAACAAGACATACAACGACATGGCCACTCTGTTCTCCAACTCTCAGGAGGTGGCCATCCACCAACTTTTCCACCAGGACG tgTTCAGATGGGGATAA
- the LOC120059365 gene encoding chloride transport protein 6-like isoform X1 has protein sequence MSTPRVLESLLVAMVTTVVIFVASMTLGECRDLASPTTSNNSTAPVSLNENVINSTIRQFFCPNKTYNDMATLFSNSQEVAIHQLFHQDGETGPDLGSV, from the exons ATGTCCACCCCAAG GGTCCTGGAGAGCCTGCTGGTCGCCATGGTGACGACGGTGGTGATATTCGTGGCGTCCATGACATTGGGCGAATGTCGCGACTTGGCCTCCCCCACAACCAGCAACAACAGTACAGCGCCG GTGTCACTCAACGAAAACGTCATCAACTCCACCATCCGCCAGTTCTTCTGTCCCAACAAGACATACAACGACATGGCCACTCTGTTCTCCAACTCTCAGGAGGTGGCCATCCACCAACTTTTCCACCAGGACGGTGAGACAGGACCTGACCTAGGATCAGTTTGA